One genomic segment of Deltaproteobacteria bacterium includes these proteins:
- the ltrA gene encoding group II intron reverse transcriptase/maturase: MSRRSSISEKPIGQWPRRLVDWLIPTGARKVHSLVDKVYKMKNLEVAWEKVRRNKGAGGIDGRSIDAFEGELSANLKRLHEELKSNRYQPQPVRQQMIPRPGQPGKSHPLGIPTIYDRVCQQALLNRLEPIFEPVFDDANFGYRKGRSPKDALRKVWKEVQRGCEWIVDADLKDFFGSVDHEKLMTLVNRRVSDGRVLSLIEGILKAGCYAQGRQFPTEQGTPQGGVISPLLSNILLTPFDREMRKKGYRLTRWADDRVVTCKTRSEARAALSTARKILQALGVVLHAGKTRVVHVRQGFEFLGYKIKRGNRPLNLSPGRIQSKVKAGSLYTFPREKSVKHFKEQIRKRTRRKAPISVYELIEELNPVIRGWGNYYCKAHIRKLFNRIDRWIVRRVWSYKFKRWRNTGWKKLPEAGLYGEMGLVNLVSLIPTITSRY, translated from the coding sequence TTGTCAAGGAGAAGTTCCATAAGTGAAAAACCCATAGGACAATGGCCGAGGAGACTCGTTGACTGGCTCATTCCGACAGGTGCAAGGAAGGTCCACTCATTGGTGGACAAGGTTTATAAGATGAAGAACTTGGAGGTGGCATGGGAGAAGGTTAGACGAAACAAAGGTGCCGGAGGTATTGATGGCCGGAGCATAGATGCATTTGAGGGGGAGCTGAGTGCAAACCTCAAGCGGCTGCATGAAGAGCTCAAGAGCAACAGATACCAGCCGCAACCTGTACGTCAACAGATGATTCCCAGGCCGGGACAACCGGGGAAGTCACACCCGTTAGGTATACCGACGATATACGATCGTGTATGCCAGCAGGCTCTGCTCAACCGGCTGGAGCCGATCTTCGAACCGGTATTTGATGATGCCAACTTCGGCTACCGGAAGGGGAGATCACCGAAGGATGCGCTGCGGAAGGTCTGGAAGGAGGTGCAGAGAGGGTGTGAGTGGATTGTTGATGCTGATCTTAAGGACTTCTTTGGATCGGTGGATCATGAGAAGCTCATGACCTTGGTAAACCGGCGTGTATCGGATGGTCGGGTGCTGAGCCTGATAGAAGGTATACTCAAGGCCGGATGTTATGCGCAGGGGAGACAGTTTCCGACAGAGCAAGGCACGCCGCAAGGTGGGGTAATTTCACCATTGTTAAGCAACATCCTGCTAACGCCGTTTGACCGGGAGATGAGGAAGAAGGGTTACAGGCTTACAAGATGGGCGGACGACCGGGTAGTCACCTGCAAGACAAGGTCGGAAGCCCGAGCCGCACTGAGCACAGCGAGGAAGATATTGCAGGCGCTTGGAGTTGTTCTCCATGCCGGGAAAACCCGTGTAGTTCATGTTCGACAGGGGTTTGAATTTCTTGGCTATAAGATCAAGCGAGGCAATCGACCACTGAACCTGTCCCCGGGCAGGATACAGAGCAAGGTGAAGGCCGGGAGTCTGTATACTTTTCCACGAGAGAAGTCAGTCAAGCACTTTAAGGAGCAGATTCGCAAGCGAACACGGCGGAAAGCACCCATAAGTGTATACGAACTGATCGAGGAACTCAATCCGGTCATTCGCGGCTGGGGAAATTACTACTGCAAAGCTCATATCCGTAAGCTCTTCAACCGAATAGACAGATGGATTGTGCGACGGGTCTGGTCGTACAAATTCAAACGCTGGCGTAATACCGGATGGAAGAAGTTGCCGGAAGCCGGATTATATGGCGAGATGGGTCTTGTAAATCTTGTTTCTCTAATACCGACTATTACATCCCGCTACTAG